One window of the Burkholderia ubonensis subsp. mesacidophila genome contains the following:
- a CDS encoding methyltransferase family protein: protein MNIVQSIAIVVPWAAWLAYWIATSQAVKATVRKEASRSRTLQSIPLIVGGALIILPDPTWQAFTPDWQRFGLQAAAGLAVLIAGLLFSVWARRHLGTNWSVSVTLKDGHELVRSGPYALVRHPIYTGCLLALAGAALLGGEWRGALGVLLVFASLAYKVRVEESWLTGHFGAAYAQYRREVAALIPGFY, encoded by the coding sequence GTGAATATCGTTCAGAGCATCGCCATCGTCGTTCCGTGGGCCGCGTGGCTCGCATACTGGATCGCCACGTCGCAGGCGGTGAAGGCGACCGTGCGCAAGGAGGCGTCGCGCTCGCGCACGCTGCAGTCGATTCCGCTGATCGTCGGCGGCGCGCTGATCATCCTGCCCGACCCGACGTGGCAGGCGTTCACGCCCGACTGGCAGCGCTTCGGCCTGCAGGCCGCGGCCGGTCTCGCGGTGCTGATCGCCGGGCTGCTGTTCTCGGTGTGGGCGCGGCGGCATCTCGGCACGAACTGGAGCGTGTCGGTCACGCTGAAGGACGGCCACGAGCTCGTTCGCAGCGGCCCGTACGCACTCGTTCGGCATCCGATCTATACGGGCTGCCTGCTCGCGCTCGCCGGCGCGGCGCTGCTCGGCGGCGAGTGGCGCGGCGCGCTCGGCGTGCTGCTCGTGTTCGCGTCGCTCGCCTACAAGGTGCGCGTCGAGGAGAGCTGGCTGACCGGCCATTTCGGGGCGGCCTACGCGCAGTACCGCCGCGAGGTCGCGGCGCTGATCCCCGGCTTCTACTGA